From Halostella salina, one genomic window encodes:
- a CDS encoding type II toxin-antitoxin system VapC family toxin translates to MSVFIDTGVLYAHHDADAARHDEAHGFFERLLAGEFGQPYTNDYVFDEVTTLTRKRTGEFEAARTVGDRILGRNGFPDVFQFEFVEPDVFDAALDVFETYADQSLSFTDAVSVAHCQLRSIDRIASFDDDFDGIYQRLDPELVARSE, encoded by the coding sequence ATGAGTGTTTTCATCGATACAGGGGTGTTGTATGCACACCACGATGCGGACGCGGCCCGACATGACGAAGCACATGGGTTTTTCGAGCGGCTACTTGCTGGGGAATTCGGCCAGCCCTACACGAACGATTACGTCTTCGACGAAGTCACCACACTCACCCGAAAACGAACTGGTGAGTTTGAGGCGGCACGCACAGTTGGTGATCGGATCCTCGGAAGGAATGGCTTTCCGGACGTGTTCCAGTTTGAGTTCGTCGAACCCGACGTCTTCGACGCTGCACTCGATGTGTTCGAAACCTACGCCGACCAGTCACTGAGTTTCACCGATGCTGTGTCCGTTGCTCATTGCCAGTTGCGTTCCATTGACCGAATCGCGAGCTTCGACGACGATTTCGACGGTATTTACCAACGCCTCGATCCAGAACTAGTGGCCAGATCTGAATGA
- a CDS encoding DUF7342 family protein: MSGTDAAGGPPPFEDAFDSDDVEQRIYGTILQTREPTTASAIADAVDCDPKTARKYLGWFTELGIVSRHDGHPATYERNDAYFEWRRINQLAADHSVEALQERVRELTTRIAGYEDRYDAASPAAVDAVVVAEASDERTIDDVYSDLADWVTAREERERYERARQQRTGGEREQASG, encoded by the coding sequence ATGTCCGGGACAGACGCCGCCGGTGGGCCACCCCCCTTCGAGGACGCGTTCGACAGTGACGACGTTGAACAGCGCATCTACGGCACCATCCTCCAGACCCGTGAGCCGACGACTGCGAGTGCGATCGCCGATGCCGTCGACTGTGATCCAAAGACAGCCCGGAAGTACCTCGGGTGGTTCACAGAGTTGGGCATCGTGTCCCGGCATGACGGCCATCCGGCCACCTACGAACGGAATGACGCGTATTTCGAGTGGCGACGCATCAATCAACTCGCAGCCGACCACTCCGTCGAGGCACTCCAGGAACGTGTTCGTGAGCTGACGACGCGCATCGCCGGGTATGAAGACAGGTACGACGCTGCGTCACCGGCCGCCGTCGATGCCGTTGTCGTCGCGGAGGCCAGCGACGAACGAACTATCGACGACGTGTACAGCGACCTCGCCGACTGGGTGACCGCTCGTGAGGAGCGTGAGCGCTACGAACGGGCTCGCCAGCAGCGCACAGGTGGCGAACGCGAACAGGCCTCCGGGTAG
- a CDS encoding ATP-binding protein — protein sequence MTFYDRTDELAALETAFESHSNEFYVVYGRRRVGKTELLKEFCADRPHIYFLAAQEAESRQRAKFVEQIADHFNDRVPRIDGWDDAFAYLGEKIAGERLIITIDEFPYLVDENDSLPSYVQSFVDERLSDTESMLVLCGSSISTMESEVLGHESPLYGRRTGQIDLQPFSFTQSRNVIEYDLVDAIRSYAVTGGSPMYLTLFEYSQDLASNIQAKILSPTAVLYNEPEFLLRTELRSPARYMSILEAIATGHTTPNEIAGATGIDSGPLSKYLQTLRRLRLIERTVPVTASAKQSKRSRYGVADEFLRFWFRFVEPNRSSIEEAPNIVYDGTIEPNLPDHVAVTFEDVCREAVWEAIRRGDLGPYSEVGHWWYGEDEIDIVGLSPNDERVLLAECKWTTDPVGHGLAESLREKAERVQWGPATRDEEFALFSKSGFVDGLAADLGDDWSLFGPEELDQLLSSTGSIGA from the coding sequence ATGACCTTCTACGATAGAACCGACGAACTAGCAGCACTCGAAACAGCATTCGAGTCACACAGCAACGAGTTTTACGTGGTCTATGGACGGCGGCGGGTTGGCAAGACCGAACTACTCAAGGAATTCTGTGCAGACCGCCCGCATATCTACTTTCTCGCGGCACAGGAGGCGGAATCCCGCCAGCGAGCAAAGTTCGTCGAACAGATCGCCGATCACTTCAATGATCGCGTTCCGCGTATCGACGGCTGGGACGATGCCTTTGCGTACCTCGGTGAAAAGATCGCGGGCGAGCGGCTCATAATTACCATTGACGAGTTCCCCTACTTAGTCGACGAAAACGATTCGCTACCATCATACGTCCAGTCGTTCGTCGACGAACGTCTGTCAGACACTGAATCGATGCTCGTCCTCTGCGGGTCAAGCATCAGTACGATGGAATCAGAGGTCCTCGGCCATGAGAGCCCTCTGTATGGCCGTCGCACTGGACAAATCGATCTGCAACCGTTTTCGTTCACCCAGTCTCGTAATGTCATCGAGTACGACCTTGTAGATGCGATCCGGTCGTACGCGGTAACGGGGGGGTCCCCGATGTATCTCACACTCTTCGAATATTCCCAGGATCTTGCAAGCAACATCCAGGCGAAGATACTCTCGCCGACGGCTGTCCTCTACAACGAGCCTGAGTTCCTGTTGCGTACCGAGTTACGGAGCCCCGCTCGATACATGAGTATTCTCGAAGCGATCGCGACGGGCCACACGACCCCGAACGAGATCGCTGGTGCAACTGGGATCGATTCGGGCCCGTTGTCGAAGTACCTCCAGACGCTTCGTCGACTGAGGCTCATCGAGCGAACGGTGCCGGTGACTGCATCCGCCAAGCAATCGAAGCGCTCGCGGTACGGTGTCGCCGACGAATTCCTGCGCTTTTGGTTTCGCTTCGTCGAACCGAACCGATCCAGCATCGAAGAAGCACCAAATATCGTGTACGACGGCACGATCGAGCCGAACCTGCCAGACCACGTCGCAGTGACGTTTGAGGATGTCTGCCGCGAAGCTGTGTGGGAAGCGATTAGACGTGGCGACCTCGGTCCCTATTCCGAGGTCGGCCACTGGTGGTACGGAGAAGACGAGATCGATATCGTTGGTCTCTCGCCAAATGACGAACGGGTACTGCTCGCGGAATGCAAGTGGACGACAGACCCCGTTGGCCACGGACTTGCCGAGTCGCTTCGGGAGAAAGCTGAACGTGTGCAATGGGGGCCTGCAACACGAGACGAGGAGTTCGCCCTGTTTTCGAAAAGTGGGTTCGTTGACGGTCTCGCTGCGGACCTCGGCGATGACTGGTCATTGTTCGGTCCAGAAGAGCTTGACCAGCTGCTTTCATCCACTGGAAGCATCGGGGCTTAA
- a CDS encoding RNA-guided endonuclease InsQ/TnpB family protein, translating into MLETTRTYVARITNHQQVRDDLDQCGFSASKLWNVGRYYIQQRWDDDGEIPDEAELKSELKDHERYSDLHSQSSQRVLEELAEAFTGWYNSDDGNNPPGYRKRGDRHPRSTVTWKQKGIRHDAKHNRVRLSKGWNLKDGRSDFILAEYETRPDVQVENIQQVRAVRNGDEWELHLVCKKEIPVEDAPGDTTAGIDLGISNYLAIDYEDGPSELYPGNVLKEDKHYFTREEYQTEGENGPSNRARKARRKLSRRKDHFLHTLSKHIVQRCVEESVEKIAVGDLSDIREDEHGDSRNWGRSGNKKLHGWEFDRFTRLLEYKAEKYGILVDRVDEENTSKTCSRCGQIRESNRVERGLYVCSSCETTMNADVNGAVNIRRKITQSPPTEDMSNGWLAQPGVFLFDRESGWFTPREQGDCKP; encoded by the coding sequence ATGCTGGAGACGACCCGCACCTACGTCGCACGTATCACGAACCACCAGCAGGTTCGTGACGACCTCGACCAGTGCGGGTTCTCGGCATCCAAGCTGTGGAACGTCGGACGCTACTACATCCAACAGCGGTGGGATGACGACGGCGAGATACCCGATGAAGCCGAACTGAAGTCGGAGTTGAAAGACCACGAACGCTACAGTGACCTGCATTCGCAGTCAAGTCAGCGAGTTCTCGAAGAGCTTGCTGAGGCGTTCACCGGCTGGTACAACTCCGACGACGGCAACAACCCACCGGGCTACCGGAAACGTGGCGACCGACACCCGCGCTCCACCGTGACGTGGAAGCAGAAAGGCATCAGACACGACGCCAAACACAACCGTGTCCGCCTCTCGAAAGGGTGGAACCTGAAAGACGGGCGGTCGGACTTCATCCTCGCGGAATACGAAACTCGGCCGGACGTGCAGGTGGAGAACATCCAACAGGTGCGTGCCGTCCGGAACGGCGACGAGTGGGAACTCCACCTCGTCTGCAAGAAAGAAATTCCAGTCGAGGATGCGCCCGGCGACACGACGGCGGGCATTGACCTCGGGATCAGCAACTACCTCGCCATCGACTACGAGGACGGCCCCTCGGAGTTGTATCCGGGGAACGTACTGAAAGAGGACAAGCACTACTTCACTCGTGAGGAGTACCAGACTGAAGGCGAGAACGGCCCGTCGAACCGTGCGCGGAAGGCTCGTCGAAAACTCTCCCGGCGCAAAGACCATTTCCTCCACACTCTCTCGAAACACATCGTACAACGGTGTGTCGAAGAAAGTGTGGAGAAGATCGCGGTTGGCGACCTCAGCGACATCCGCGAAGACGAGCACGGTGATTCGCGGAACTGGGGCCGGTCGGGGAACAAGAAGTTGCACGGGTGGGAGTTCGATCGATTCACTCGATTGCTTGAATACAAGGCCGAAAAATACGGCATCCTTGTTGACCGTGTAGACGAGGAGAACACCTCGAAGACGTGTTCGCGTTGCGGGCAGATTCGAGAGAGTAACCGCGTGGAGCGTGGGTTGTACGTCTGTTCGTCGTGCGAGACGACGATGAATGCGGACGTGAACGGTGCGGTGAACATCCGACGAAAGATAACTCAGAGTCCCCCAACCGAGGATATGAGTAACGGCTGGTTGGCCCAGCCCGGAGTCTTCCTGTTCGACCGCGAGAGCGGATGGTTCACACCGAGAGAACAGGGAGACTGCAAACCCTAA
- a CDS encoding DUF7342 family protein: MTEFDPAPPSDDTERRWQTGTDTFGRVYDVVLGITSPTAYTEIAELADCSPNSAKKHLDRLAEMGIARADRDTRPATYERNEGYLEWQDASRIATELSTESIIDRVEALEAQRTEYEAEFGTTDPTAVNVFEHGDHETIHERMTAVSEWQGVIRDIRLYELARQLSQNDGHLIPV; this comes from the coding sequence ATGACCGAGTTCGATCCGGCCCCACCGTCCGACGATACCGAGCGACGGTGGCAGACGGGAACAGACACGTTTGGACGCGTCTATGACGTTGTCCTCGGAATCACGTCTCCGACTGCGTACACCGAGATCGCCGAGCTTGCGGACTGTTCGCCAAACAGCGCGAAAAAGCACCTCGACCGCCTGGCGGAGATGGGGATCGCCCGGGCCGATAGAGACACCCGTCCGGCGACGTACGAACGAAACGAAGGGTATCTCGAATGGCAGGACGCCAGTCGAATCGCAACGGAGCTCTCCACCGAATCGATCATCGACCGCGTCGAGGCGCTTGAAGCACAGCGGACCGAATACGAAGCGGAGTTCGGGACGACAGATCCGACGGCTGTCAACGTGTTCGAGCACGGCGATCACGAAACCATCCACGAGCGGATGACCGCAGTCAGCGAGTGGCAGGGCGTGATTCGAGATATCAGGCTGTACGAACTTGCCCGCCAGCTCTCCCAGAACGACGGCCATCTGATACCGGTATAG
- a CDS encoding ATP-binding protein gives MTDDDSTDVSDQPPATDEATPTDAETVDDTDQYIRVIPTDAAVSPSTVVTHLKRLHALATNETDAGGLRRFFGAVDPETIECLLVADGAADSPVSYYFGISDPARLDALEGILAGLFPDTYELRRDNRIATAIPGLLGFSDAEDTANPDPSPATADGKHDGTIEPPERTQTAVEFQASLERRADWQTQLTSFETVGETEEGRIPLASVVETMASHSGTMVYQTLLRPKSDWTPAAEQRREALRTFRDTYRDQLSSAVFGSPDLDDEDVRLSDTDEARREEIAARETAHCFELTARAVAVSQGATSQSLDASALETVLSPVSGQHHRIRSRVSTDENARAVAEAIRMRTVSPHSGSLRSRLPGMRTRTDAIVTDPSEVGNFALLDGSKLTTDARRALAGPPTERTAIPRPPGSELTPYRTEGMTLGVPLSENGTASASPVSLPPELQALHLAWFGKTGSGKSIALVNAILDNHAASDGATILVDRKGDGMPETYMRAHKRRYGSLDDVYYFDCTKLLPAISFFDVRDQLAAGISRTTAVADVVDHHIEVLQALMGREQFERAVRSPDIIRYLVKALFDPVHGSDAYTYDDLLAATDRMRTTRDPPTVSDPNLDAMLAGVTTGDQRSYDAVMKGVSNRIEKVPVDDRLAQLFNHVPRGDDPSFDLRRLLDADVVIVFDTGGLRTESQRAITLVLLSQLFTALKRRDTEARGHDFERVADLEGRDTDTDGDADLSLVNLVVEEAAGVATTGLMADLLAQSRSFGLSVTLAMQFPGQLRERDPQAYAELLNNVSTVVTGNVAVDRDLAERLATADIDAAEMGTRLRAVRRGQWLVSLPAAFGEPEPRPFLVESVPLPPGHPEGADPYSSADERAFEAALTVVESRTKLECGIDVTGPTRNVATGSGTESTTATAGDQSTARAPADSRVDGADTEPPVAAPSNSTLPYTKRFPGCLEYDRAAHAICCGACERRYDATLEGLVWAVECCHSLDTVDRDDIPILTSNVTLTPGERTDRGLTGRKPYFLQAVYAAQHGQYDADLEYDLVADSMVRLQEYVGIDDEAVQELIDDGLLSQDGNYPHRLYTVTPEGRDAMGISHREGIAYGDGKGDLSESSLHVLMVEVGRRYIEQAFAEDEHSDVVEAVSYYEVGEHRLDAAGIDEHGNVIVTLEAERMNNDRARAVPDDYDKMATLAPEEAIWIVRNRDAAHDILEALNDPLDGPPRVEKTYSRNSPPQRFTIDTHGLTDIHTVQYVRDSLLSK, from the coding sequence GTGACCGACGACGATTCCACAGACGTGTCCGACCAGCCACCAGCCACGGACGAGGCGACGCCGACCGACGCAGAGACTGTGGACGACACGGACCAGTACATCCGGGTGATTCCGACGGACGCTGCCGTCTCCCCAAGCACGGTCGTCACACACCTGAAGCGACTGCACGCGCTCGCGACGAACGAGACCGACGCCGGCGGCCTTCGTCGGTTCTTCGGCGCTGTTGACCCGGAGACGATAGAATGTCTGCTCGTTGCAGACGGCGCTGCGGACTCGCCGGTCTCGTATTACTTCGGGATCTCTGATCCTGCTCGGCTTGACGCGCTCGAAGGGATCCTCGCTGGGCTCTTTCCGGACACGTACGAACTGCGCCGTGACAACCGCATCGCTACCGCGATTCCTGGCCTTTTGGGCTTCTCTGATGCCGAGGACACCGCAAATCCCGACCCCAGCCCCGCCACTGCGGACGGAAAACACGACGGGACGATCGAGCCGCCCGAACGGACACAAACGGCAGTCGAATTCCAGGCTTCGCTCGAACGGCGGGCGGACTGGCAGACGCAGTTAACGTCGTTCGAGACGGTGGGCGAGACCGAGGAGGGGCGGATTCCGCTCGCGAGCGTCGTCGAGACCATGGCCAGCCATTCGGGGACGATGGTGTATCAGACGCTCCTCCGGCCGAAGTCGGACTGGACCCCCGCGGCCGAACAGCGCCGCGAGGCACTCCGGACGTTCCGTGACACCTACCGTGATCAGTTGAGTTCTGCCGTGTTCGGGTCGCCGGACCTTGACGACGAGGACGTTCGTCTCTCCGATACTGACGAAGCCCGGCGCGAGGAGATCGCTGCCCGGGAGACGGCCCATTGCTTCGAACTCACCGCTCGCGCGGTTGCAGTCTCTCAGGGTGCTACTTCCCAGTCACTCGATGCCAGTGCCCTTGAAACGGTGCTGTCGCCGGTCAGCGGGCAGCACCACAGGATTCGATCCCGTGTCTCAACCGACGAGAATGCACGCGCCGTCGCCGAAGCGATCCGGATGCGGACGGTTTCCCCGCACTCGGGGTCACTTCGGTCACGCCTGCCCGGCATGCGAACTCGGACCGACGCGATCGTCACCGACCCGAGCGAGGTCGGCAACTTCGCGCTTCTCGATGGCAGCAAGCTGACCACGGACGCGAGACGTGCCCTCGCTGGCCCCCCGACCGAACGCACGGCCATCCCGCGGCCGCCGGGCAGTGAACTCACGCCTTATCGGACGGAGGGGATGACGCTCGGCGTCCCGCTCTCGGAGAACGGGACTGCGAGTGCCTCGCCCGTTTCGTTGCCCCCGGAACTGCAGGCGTTACATCTCGCGTGGTTCGGCAAAACAGGGTCGGGAAAGAGCATCGCGCTGGTGAACGCCATACTCGACAATCACGCCGCCTCAGACGGGGCGACAATTCTGGTCGACCGGAAGGGAGACGGCATGCCCGAGACGTACATGCGAGCTCACAAGCGCCGCTACGGCTCGCTCGACGACGTGTATTACTTCGACTGTACGAAGCTCCTGCCCGCGATCTCGTTTTTCGACGTTCGGGATCAGCTGGCGGCGGGCATCAGCCGGACGACGGCGGTCGCCGACGTGGTCGACCACCACATCGAGGTCTTACAGGCGCTCATGGGTCGCGAACAGTTCGAGCGGGCGGTCCGCTCGCCCGACATCATCCGCTATCTCGTGAAGGCGCTGTTCGACCCGGTCCACGGCTCGGACGCGTACACGTACGACGACCTGCTGGCTGCCACGGACCGGATGCGAACCACGCGTGACCCGCCGACGGTGAGCGACCCGAACCTCGACGCGATGCTGGCTGGCGTCACCACGGGTGACCAGCGCTCCTACGACGCGGTCATGAAAGGTGTCTCGAACCGCATCGAGAAGGTCCCCGTCGACGACCGCCTGGCACAGCTGTTCAATCACGTCCCTCGCGGTGACGATCCCAGCTTCGACCTCCGGCGGCTGCTCGATGCGGACGTCGTCATCGTCTTCGACACCGGCGGACTCCGAACCGAGAGCCAGCGGGCGATCACGCTTGTGTTGCTCTCACAGCTCTTTACGGCGCTCAAGCGGCGGGACACGGAGGCACGCGGACACGACTTCGAACGGGTAGCGGATCTGGAAGGGAGGGACACCGATACGGACGGCGACGCGGATCTCTCACTCGTGAACCTCGTCGTCGAGGAAGCCGCGGGCGTCGCCACGACCGGCCTGATGGCCGACCTGCTGGCACAGTCCCGGAGCTTCGGCCTCTCGGTGACGCTTGCGATGCAGTTCCCCGGGCAGCTCCGAGAGCGCGACCCGCAGGCGTACGCCGAACTGCTGAACAACGTCTCGACGGTCGTCACGGGCAACGTCGCCGTCGACCGCGACCTGGCCGAACGGCTGGCGACTGCGGACATCGACGCCGCGGAGATGGGCACACGACTGCGAGCGGTCAGACGCGGCCAGTGGCTCGTGAGCCTGCCCGCGGCCTTCGGCGAACCCGAACCCCGGCCGTTTCTGGTGGAGTCGGTTCCGCTCCCGCCCGGTCATCCGGAGGGTGCGGATCCCTACTCGTCGGCAGACGAGCGAGCGTTCGAGGCGGCGCTCACCGTCGTCGAGAGCCGGACGAAACTTGAGTGTGGTATCGACGTTACCGGCCCGACTCGCAACGTGGCGACTGGGTCGGGGACTGAGTCCACCACAGCGACGGCTGGCGACCAGTCCACGGCGCGTGCTCCCGCCGACAGTCGGGTTGACGGTGCCGATACCGAGCCGCCGGTCGCCGCTCCGAGCAACTCGACGCTGCCGTACACGAAACGCTTCCCCGGCTGTCTCGAATACGACCGGGCGGCCCACGCCATCTGCTGTGGGGCCTGTGAACGGCGATACGACGCGACACTGGAGGGGCTCGTCTGGGCGGTCGAATGCTGTCACTCCCTGGATACCGTCGACCGTGACGACATCCCGATCCTCACCTCGAACGTGACGCTCACGCCCGGCGAACGAACCGACCGCGGCCTCACCGGCCGCAAACCGTACTTCTTGCAGGCGGTCTATGCTGCCCAACACGGCCAGTACGACGCCGATCTGGAGTACGACCTCGTCGCCGACAGCATGGTGCGACTGCAGGAGTACGTCGGCATCGACGACGAGGCAGTCCAGGAACTCATCGACGACGGCCTGCTCTCACAGGACGGCAACTACCCCCACCGGCTGTACACGGTCACGCCTGAGGGCAGAGACGCGATGGGCATCAGCCACCGTGAGGGGATCGCGTACGGCGACGGCAAGGGCGACCTGAGCGAGTCGAGCCTGCACGTCCTGATGGTCGAAGTCGGCCGGCGCTACATCGAGCAGGCGTTCGCCGAGGACGAGCACTCGGACGTGGTTGAGGCCGTCTCGTACTACGAGGTCGGCGAACACCGCCTCGACGCCGCGGGCATCGACGAGCACGGCAACGTGATCGTCACGCTCGAAGCCGAACGCATGAACAACGACCGGGCTCGGGCGGTCCCCGACGACTACGACAAGATGGCCACGCTGGCACCCGAGGAAGCCATCTGGATCGTCAGGAACCGCGACGCCGCCCACGATATCCTCGAGGCACTGAACGACCCGCTCGATGGCCCGCCACGCGTCGAGAAGACGTACTCCAGGAACAGCCCGCCACAGCGATTTACCATCGACACGCACGGATTGACCGATATTCACACGGTACAGTACGTCCGGGACTCGTTGCTGTCCAAGTAG
- a CDS encoding SprT-like domain-containing protein yields MDPDTTDTVDSEMQADETAPATRERFLDRVRTYAKTVDIEVDTDSIQWELSERAKRRAGVCLYDRQTETVTIRLTWAAYEKYGWAEFTDVIRHELVHAWEFQHYGESSHGDRFRTKAAELDVPRHCRTFSDARVVLRCTDPACSWSADRHQASKAVTEPQKRRCGACRARYVVEHVETGEYWETNGEYESARERIGDDW; encoded by the coding sequence ATGGACCCGGACACGACCGATACTGTGGACTCAGAGATGCAGGCTGACGAGACAGCACCTGCGACCCGAGAACGGTTCCTCGACCGAGTCCGGACGTATGCGAAGACGGTAGATATCGAGGTCGACACTGACTCGATTCAGTGGGAACTCTCCGAACGCGCCAAGCGCCGGGCGGGCGTGTGTCTGTACGACCGGCAGACAGAGACGGTGACGATCCGACTCACGTGGGCGGCCTACGAGAAATACGGCTGGGCAGAGTTCACCGACGTGATACGGCACGAACTCGTCCATGCCTGGGAGTTCCAGCACTACGGCGAGTCGAGTCACGGCGACCGATTCCGGACGAAAGCAGCCGAACTCGACGTACCGAGACACTGCCGGACGTTCAGCGATGCGAGGGTGGTGCTTCGGTGTACGGATCCAGCGTGTTCGTGGAGTGCTGATCGGCATCAAGCATCAAAAGCCGTGACCGAACCCCAGAAACGGCGGTGTGGTGCCTGCCGAGCACGCTACGTCGTCGAACACGTCGAAACGGGCGAGTACTGGGAGACGAATGGGGAATACGAATCCGCTCGGGAGCGCATCGGCGACGACTGGTGA
- a CDS encoding AbrB/MazE/SpoVT family DNA-binding domain-containing protein produces the protein MECYPTVRDRGQVTIPEDVREPLGIEPGDRIKLTVERLD, from the coding sequence ATGGAATGTTATCCGACTGTCCGTGACCGGGGACAGGTCACGATTCCCGAAGATGTGCGCGAACCGCTCGGTATCGAACCGGGCGACCGAATCAAACTCACTGTCGAACGACTGGACTAA
- a CDS encoding RNA-guided endonuclease InsQ/TnpB family protein, giving the protein MDVTLRCRAYPDEETASEAWRHIEIPRQMRNHAIRDYYSHDYGNRPTAYDQHRKLTDWKQRWPLFSEVSAHAAQQTVSEIHKNVETQKGRRENGHKTGQLKWQGSGERRSVAYQSEGFDVNHTTGQDGYATLRLSKIGYIPIRAHRELPATENIKRVVLKKERTGDWFVCLVTERPDENLPKKPDPSTLNPADCVGVDLGILSYIHTSDDTAVDMLDLSDEYDRYGREQRKLDRKEHGSNNWEKQRQTVTRAKRQVKRKVLDYQHKLTTWLVREYDLVAVEDLDVKPMLETSQNAKNKQDAAWSRFLDLLEYKADLHGTHVVRVEPAGTTKECSECGVETSKPLWIREHSCPACGHTEDRDLNAAKNILSRGRSQIGAGRSESTPVQTALPTGTRSVPAKRVVEAGSPEA; this is encoded by the coding sequence ATGGACGTAACGCTTCGCTGTCGTGCATATCCCGACGAGGAAACTGCCAGCGAAGCGTGGCGTCACATCGAAATCCCTCGGCAGATGCGGAACCACGCCATCCGCGACTACTACTCACACGACTATGGAAACCGGCCAACCGCCTACGACCAGCACCGCAAACTCACCGACTGGAAACAGCGGTGGCCGCTCTTTTCGGAAGTCTCGGCACACGCCGCTCAACAGACCGTTTCGGAGATTCACAAGAACGTCGAGACGCAGAAGGGGCGGCGGGAAAACGGCCACAAGACAGGGCAGTTGAAGTGGCAGGGAAGCGGCGAACGTCGGTCAGTCGCGTATCAGTCCGAAGGCTTCGACGTGAATCACACCACGGGCCAAGACGGATACGCAACACTCCGACTCTCGAAAATCGGGTACATCCCGATTCGAGCGCACCGAGAGCTTCCCGCGACAGAGAACATCAAGCGCGTCGTGTTGAAGAAGGAGCGAACCGGCGACTGGTTCGTTTGTCTCGTCACGGAACGCCCGGACGAGAACCTTCCGAAAAAGCCCGACCCCAGTACGCTCAACCCTGCCGACTGCGTGGGTGTAGACCTCGGGATTCTCTCGTACATCCACACCAGCGACGATACGGCGGTGGATATGCTCGACCTGTCCGACGAGTACGACCGCTACGGGCGCGAACAACGGAAACTCGACCGGAAAGAACACGGGTCGAACAACTGGGAGAAACAACGACAGACCGTCACCAGGGCGAAGCGGCAAGTCAAACGGAAAGTGCTGGACTATCAGCACAAACTTACGACGTGGCTGGTCCGAGAGTACGATTTGGTGGCCGTCGAGGATTTGGACGTAAAGCCGATGCTGGAAACCAGCCAGAACGCCAAGAACAAGCAGGACGCCGCATGGTCACGGTTTCTGGATCTCTTGGAGTACAAAGCCGACCTGCATGGGACTCACGTCGTTCGAGTCGAACCAGCCGGGACAACCAAGGAGTGTTCGGAGTGCGGTGTGGAAACGTCGAAACCACTCTGGATTCGAGAACATTCCTGTCCGGCGTGCGGTCACACCGAGGACAGGGACCTAAACGCGGCGAAGAACATCCTTTCTCGCGGTCGCTCACAGATAGGGGCGGGACGCTCCGAATCAACGCCTGTGCAGACTGCGCTCCCTACGGGAACCCGCTCGGTTCCTGCAAAGCGCGTCGTGGAAGCAGGAAGCCCCGAGGCTTGA